A DNA window from Solanum lycopersicum chromosome 3, SLM_r2.1 contains the following coding sequences:
- the LOC101259816 gene encoding LRR receptor-like serine/threonine-protein kinase RPK2-like: MGRCCFVIKWYYHDIPLKVFLILCVFFLVHGYALSSDSDKSALLELKASFSDSSGVISSWSSRNNDHCSWFGVSCDSDSRVVALNITGGNLGSLSCAKIAQFPLYGFGITRVCANNSVKLVGKVPLAISKLTELRVLSLPFNELRGDIPLGIWDMDKLEVLDLQGNLITGSLPLEFKGLRKLRVLNLGFNQIVGAIPNSLSNCLALQIFNLAGNRVNGTIPAFIGGFEDLRGIYLSFNELSGSIPGEIGRSCEKLQSLEMAGNILGGVIPKSLGNCTRLQSLVLYSNLLEEAIPAEFGQLTELEILDLSRNSLSGRLPSELGNCSKLSILVLSSLWDPLPNVSDSAHTTDEFNFFEGTIPSEITRLPSLRMIWAPRSTLSGKFPGSWGACDNLEIVNLAQNYYTGVISEELGSCQKLHFLDLSSNRLTGQLVEKLPVPCMFVFDVSGNYLSGSIPRFSNYSCAHVVSSGGDPFGPYDTSSAYLAHFTSRSVLDTTLFAGDGNHAVFHNFGVNNFTGNLPPSMLIAPEMLGKQIVYAFLAGSNRFTGPFAGNLFEKCHELNGMIVNVSNNALSGQIPEDIGAICGSLRLLDGSKNQIVGTVPPSLGSLVSLVALNLSWNHLRGQIPSRLGQIKDLSYLSLAGNNLVGPIPSSFGQLHSLETLELSSNSLSGEIPNNLVNLRNLTSLLLNNNNLSGKIPSGLANVTTLAAFNVSFNNLSGPLPLNKDLMKCNSVQGNPFLQSCHVFSLSTPSTDQQGRIGDSQDSAASPSGSTQKGGSSGFNSIEIASITSAAAIVSVLLALIVLFFYTRKWNPRSRVAGSTRKEVTVFTEVPVPLTFENVVRATGSFNASNCIGSGGFGATYKAEIAPGFLVAVKRLAVGRFQGIQQFDAEIRTLGRLRHPNLVTLIGYHNSETEMFLIYNYLPGGNLEKFIQERSTRAVDWRVLHKIALDVARALAYLHDQCVPRVLHRDVKPSNILLDEEYNAYLSDFGLARLLGTSETHATTGVAGTFGYVAPEYAMTCRVSDKADVYSYGVVLLELISDKKALDPSFSSYGNGFNIVAWACMLLRQGRAKEFFTAGLWDSGPHDDLVEVLHLAVVCTVDSLSTRPTMKQVVRRLKQLQPPSC, translated from the coding sequence ATGGGTCGTTGTTGTTTTGTCATCAAATGGTACTATCATGACATACCCTTGAAAGTTTTTCTCATCCTTTGTGTTTTCTTCTTAGTTCATGGCTATGCACTTTCCTCGGATTCGGATAAATCAGCGCTCTTGGAGTTAAAGGCCTCATTTTCAGATTCCTCTGGAGTGATTTCTAGCTGGAGCTCCAGAAATAATGATCACTGTTCATGGTTTGGTGTCTCCTGTGATTCCGATTCACGTGTTGTGGCTTTGAACATCACTGGAGGTAATTTGGGTTCTTTATCTTGTGCTAAAATTGCTCAATTTCCTTTGTATGGCTTTGGAATTACAAGGGTTTGTGCTAATAATAGTGTCAAGCTTGTTGGTAAAGTACCTCTCGCAATATCAAAATTAACTGAACTAAGGGTTTTATCCTTGCCTTTTAATGAATTGCGTGGTGATATTCCATTGGGAATTTGGGATATGGACAAACTTGAAGTTTTGGATCTGCAAGGGAATTTAATTACTGGGTCTTTGCCATTGGAGTTTAAGGGGTTGAGGAAATTGAGGGTTTTAAACTTGGGTTTTAATCAGATTGTGGGTGCCATACCGAATTCCTTGTCAAATTGCCTTGCTCTACAAATCTTTAATCTTGCTGGAAATAGGGTAAATGGgaccattccagcattcattGGTGGATTTGAAGATCTGAGGGGAATCTACCTGTCTTTTAATGAGCTTAGCGGGTCTATTCCTGGTGAAATTGGGCGTTCTTGTGAGAAACTTCAAAGTCTAGAGATGGCAGGTAATATCTTAGGTGGTGTTATTCCAAAAAGTTTAGGGAACTGCACACGGTTGCAGTCACTTGTCTTATATTCAAATTTGTTGGAAGAGGCTATTCCAGCTGAATTTGGTCAACTAACTGAGCTCGAGATTCTTGATTTGTCTAGGAACAGCCTAAGTGGTCGACTACCATCTGAGCTGGGAAACTGCTCGAAACTATCCATTCTTGTACTGTCAAGTTTGTGGGATCCCCTTCCAAATGTGTCTGATTCAGCTCATACTACTGATGAGTTTAACTTTTTTGAAGGCACAATCCCATCAGAGATCACCAGGCTTCCTAGTTTGAGAATGATATGGGCTCCCAGGTCAACTCTTTCAGGAAAATTTCCTGGCAGTTGGGGTGCTTGTGACAATTTGGAGATCGTGAACTTGGCTCAAAATTATTATACTGGAGTGATTTCTGAGGAATTGGGTAGCTGCCAGAAGTTGCATTTTCTTGACTTGAGCTCAAATAGGCTGACTGGACAGCTTGTTGAGAAACTGCCAGTTCCTTGCATGTTTGTGTTCGATGTGAGTGGGAATTATCTCTCTGGTTCAATTCCCAGGTTTTCCAATTACAGTTGTGCTCATGTTGTTTCCAGCGGTGGAGATCCATTTGGGCCCTATGATACATCATCTGCATATCTAGCACATTTCACCAGTAGAAGTGTTCTAGACACTACATTATTTGCAGGTGATGGTAACCATGCAGTATTTCATAATTTCGGTGTTAACAACTTCACGGGAAATTTACCGCCTTCCATGCTAATTGCACCTGAAATGTTAGGCAAACAAATTGTATACGCATTTCTTGCTGGTAGTAACAGGTTTACTGGACCTTTTGCTGGTAACTTGTTCGAGAAATGTCATGAATTGAATGGAATGATTGTTAATGTAAGCAATAATGCGTTGTCAGGTCAAATCCCAGAGGATATTGGTGCAATTTGTGGGTCTCTTAGGCTGTTGGATGGATCCAAAAATCAGATTGTTGGGACAGTCCCTCCGAGTTTAGGGAGTCTGGTTTCATTAGTTGCTCTCAATTTAAGTTGGAACCACCTGCGAGGTCAGATTCCTAGCAGACTTGGCCAGATAAAGGATCTCAGTTACCTCTCTTTGGCTGGCAATAATCTGGTTGGCCCAATCCCCTCAAGTTTTGGCCAATTGCACTCTTTAGAAACGCTTGAACTTTCTTCGAATTCTTTGTCTGGTGAAATTCCAAATAATCTGGTAAATTTGAGGAATTTGACTTCCCTTCTTCTGAACAACAACAATTTATCAGGGAAAATACCttcaggcttggccaatgtgaCCACACTGGCAGCATTTAACGTTTCTTTCAATAATCTGTCTGGGCCACTGCCTCTTAACAAAGATTTGATGAAGTGTAATAGTGTTCAGGGAAACCCCTTTCTGCAATCGTGCCATGTATTTTCTCTATCAACACCTTCTACAGATCAGCAGGGAAGAATAGGGGACTCACAAGATTCTGCTGCGTCTCCTTCAGGTTCAACCCAGAAAGGAGGGAGCAGCGGTTTCAACTCCATagagattgcatccataacATCTGCGGCAGCTATTGTGTCAGTTCTTCTTGCTCTGATAGTCCTGTTCTTTTACACCAGAAAATGGAATCCAAGATCTAGAGTTGCTGGATCTACCAGGAAAGAAGTCACAGTGTTTACAGAAGTTCCGGTTCCTTTAACATTTGAAAATGTAGTGCGGGCCACAGGGAGCTTCAATGCTAGCAATTGCATAGGCAGTGGAGGTTTTGGAGCAACATACAAAGCGGAGATTGCACCAGGGTTCCTAGTGGCAGTAAAGCGACTTGCTGTAGGACGTTTTCAGGGGATTCAACAGTTTGATGCAGAAATCAGAACTCTGGGGAGGCTTCGACATCCAAACCTCGTAACTCTGATAGGATATCATAATAGTGAAACAGAAATGTTTCTGATCTATAACTATTTGCCAGGTGGTAATTTGGAAAAGTTTATTCAGGAGAGGTCTACAAGGGCTGTGGACTGGAGGGTTCTTCACAAGATTGCTTTGGATGTAGCCCGTGCACTTGCTTACCTGCATGATCAGTGTGTACCACGTGTGCTTCATCGTGATGTGAAGCCGAGCAACATTTTATTGGATGAGGAGTATAATGCATATTTATCTGATTTTGGTTTGGCTAGATTACTGGGAACTTCAGAGACCCATGCAACTACTGGTGTGGCGGGAACTTTTGGATATGTTGCTCCTGAATATGCCATGACTTGCCGCGTCTCGGACAAGGCTGATGTCTACAGTTATGGGGTTGTGTTGCTTGAGTTAATATCAGATAAGAAAGCACTTGATCCGTCTTTCTCTTCTTATGGAAATGGATTCAATATTGTTGCTTGGGCATGCATGCTTTTACGGCAGGGCCGTGCTAAGGAGTTCTTTACGGCTGGTCTATGGGATTCAGGTCCACATGATGATTTGGTTGAGGTCCTACACTTGGCTGTGGTCTGCACGGTTGACTCTCTTTCTACTAGACCTACAATGAAGCAAGTAGTAAGACGGTTGAAGCAACTTCAACCCCCGTCGTGTTAG